From one Terriglobales bacterium genomic stretch:
- a CDS encoding biotin/lipoyl-binding protein, protein MNDRKRLPILTTLALVAALAGCSGEKPAAPAAAPVVRDVKVQIIQPVTVPDWGATVGTVRAIQSSQLSSQIVASIVAIPVTAGMRVRRGQVLVALDGAQAHAAVQQASAAANASQQQIAAAEADYVLASSTLQRYQALYERKSVSPHELDQVQAQEKAAAARREMSRATQAQAEAALAQARTAEGYTRIRAPFDGVVTG, encoded by the coding sequence ATGAACGACCGCAAGCGCCTTCCCATCCTCACGACCCTGGCCCTAGTCGCCGCCCTGGCCGGCTGCTCCGGCGAGAAGCCGGCGGCGCCGGCGGCCGCGCCCGTGGTGCGCGACGTGAAGGTGCAGATCATCCAGCCCGTCACCGTGCCCGACTGGGGAGCGACCGTGGGCACGGTGCGCGCCATCCAAAGCAGCCAGCTTTCCAGCCAGATCGTGGCCAGCATCGTCGCCATCCCGGTCACGGCGGGTATGCGCGTGCGCCGGGGACAGGTGCTGGTGGCGCTCGACGGCGCCCAGGCCCACGCCGCGGTGCAGCAAGCTTCCGCCGCCGCCAACGCCTCGCAACAGCAGATCGCCGCCGCCGAGGCCGATTACGTCCTGGCCTCCAGCACGCTCCAGCGCTACCAGGCGCTGTATGAGAGAAAGTCAGTCAGCCCGCATGAGCTCGACCAGGTGCAGGCGCAGGAGAAGGCCGCGGCCGCCCGCCGCGAGATGAGCCGCGCCACCCAGGCCCAGGCCGAGGCTGCGCTCGCCCAGGCGCGCACCGCCGAAGGCTACACGCGCATCCGCGCTCCCTTTGATGGTGTGGTCACCGGCA